One window of the Shewanella cyperi genome contains the following:
- a CDS encoding YgiQ family radical SAM protein produces the protein MRLESTLFSYPKYWAECYGTAPFLPLSRAEMDKLGWDSCDIILVTGDAYVDHPSFGMAVIGRMLEAQGFRVGIISQPDWSSKDAFMTLGKPNLFFGVTAGNMDSMINRYTADRKLRHDDAYTPGNIGGKRPDRAVTVYTQRCKEAFKDVPVVIGGIEASLRRIAHYDYWSDKVRRSVIFDAKADILVYGNAERPLAEIAHRLAKGEPVSELTQIRGTAVISKTPMPEWRGMDSRKIDQLHKIDPIPNPYGADDVGCQNLSGPTDTKIFNEETAPDGVTVAKPISIQPPKPRPWEQTYVLLPAFERVSEDRYLYAHASRILHQEQNPGCARALFQPHGDRGVWVNPPAWPLNTDEMDAVFDLPYQRVPHPVYGKEKIPAYDMIKTSINIMRGCFGGCSFCSITEHEGRIIQSRSQESIVKEIKDIQAKVPGFTGVISDLGGPTANMYRLGCKSEKAEKTCRRLSCVFPSICGHLDTDHQHTIDLYRAARDVPGIKKVLIASGVRYDLAIEDPRYVKELAKHHVGGYLKIAPEHTEEGPLSKMMKPGMGTYDKFKELFDKYSKEAGKEQYLIPYFISAHPGTTDEDMLNLALWLKERKFKLDQVQNFYPSPMANATTIYHTELNSLKNVKHSSEQVPVPKKGRQRRLHKALLRYHDPAGWPLIREALVAMGKEYLIGTGPQHLVPPEGRAEAWAGKGAKAEKGQQAFTRFSGNQFDDRKGTNAGAAKGKARSADGKTSGKEMVKASGKAPSKSPGKAQGQSQGKGSPRPGAKPVFGKPQGKPQGAKQGGKAKAK, from the coding sequence ATGCGCCTTGAATCCACCCTTTTCAGTTATCCCAAATATTGGGCCGAGTGTTACGGCACTGCGCCCTTTTTGCCCCTGTCCCGCGCCGAGATGGACAAGCTGGGCTGGGACAGCTGCGACATTATCCTGGTGACAGGGGATGCCTACGTGGATCACCCCAGTTTCGGCATGGCGGTTATCGGCCGTATGCTGGAGGCCCAGGGCTTCAGGGTGGGGATCATTTCCCAGCCTGACTGGTCCAGCAAAGATGCCTTTATGACCCTGGGCAAGCCGAACCTGTTCTTCGGGGTTACGGCCGGCAACATGGACTCGATGATCAACCGTTACACGGCCGACAGAAAACTGCGTCACGACGATGCCTATACCCCGGGCAACATTGGCGGCAAGCGCCCCGACCGGGCGGTAACCGTCTATACCCAGCGTTGTAAGGAAGCCTTCAAGGACGTGCCCGTGGTGATCGGCGGTATCGAGGCCAGCTTGCGCCGCATAGCCCACTACGACTATTGGTCCGATAAGGTGCGTCGCAGCGTGATCTTTGATGCCAAGGCCGACATCCTGGTCTATGGCAACGCCGAGCGCCCGCTGGCGGAGATTGCCCACCGCCTCGCCAAGGGGGAGCCCGTCAGTGAGCTGACCCAGATACGCGGTACGGCCGTGATCAGCAAGACCCCCATGCCCGAGTGGCGTGGCATGGACTCGCGCAAAATCGATCAGTTGCACAAGATTGACCCCATACCCAATCCCTATGGCGCCGACGATGTGGGCTGCCAAAACCTGTCCGGCCCCACTGACACCAAGATCTTCAATGAAGAGACAGCCCCCGATGGCGTGACAGTGGCCAAGCCCATCAGCATTCAGCCGCCCAAGCCGCGGCCCTGGGAGCAGACCTATGTGCTGCTGCCGGCGTTTGAGCGGGTCAGCGAAGACAGGTACCTGTACGCCCACGCCTCGCGCATTCTGCACCAGGAGCAAAACCCGGGCTGTGCCCGGGCTCTGTTCCAGCCACACGGCGATCGCGGTGTCTGGGTCAACCCCCCGGCCTGGCCGCTCAATACCGATGAAATGGACGCGGTATTCGACCTCCCTTACCAGCGGGTGCCGCATCCCGTCTATGGCAAGGAGAAGATCCCGGCCTACGACATGATCAAGACCTCGATTAACATCATGCGTGGCTGTTTCGGCGGCTGCTCCTTCTGCTCGATAACCGAGCACGAGGGCCGCATTATCCAGAGCCGCTCGCAGGAATCCATAGTCAAAGAAATCAAGGATATCCAGGCTAAGGTTCCGGGTTTTACCGGGGTGATCTCCGATCTCGGTGGACCCACTGCCAACATGTACCGCCTGGGCTGCAAGAGCGAAAAGGCCGAGAAGACCTGCCGACGCCTGTCCTGTGTATTCCCCAGCATCTGTGGCCATTTGGACACCGACCATCAGCACACCATAGACCTGTACCGCGCCGCCCGTGATGTGCCCGGTATCAAGAAGGTACTGATTGCCTCCGGGGTGCGTTACGATCTCGCCATCGAAGATCCCCGTTACGTCAAGGAGCTGGCCAAGCATCACGTCGGTGGCTATCTGAAAATTGCCCCTGAGCACACAGAGGAAGGCCCGCTGTCGAAGATGATGAAGCCGGGCATGGGCACCTACGACAAATTCAAGGAACTGTTCGACAAGTACTCCAAAGAGGCGGGCAAGGAGCAGTACCTGATCCCTTACTTTATCTCCGCCCACCCGGGTACCACGGATGAGGACATGCTCAACCTGGCGCTGTGGCTCAAGGAGCGCAAGTTCAAGCTCGATCAGGTGCAGAACTTCTATCCGTCGCCCATGGCCAATGCCACTACTATCTATCACACCGAGCTGAACTCGCTGAAGAACGTCAAACACAGCAGCGAGCAGGTCCCCGTGCCCAAGAAGGGCCGTCAGCGCCGCCTGCATAAGGCGCTGCTGCGCTACCACGATCCCGCCGGTTGGCCGTTGATCCGCGAGGCCCTGGTGGCCATGGGCAAGGAATACCTGATAGGTACCGGTCCCCAGCATCTGGTGCCGCCCGAGGGCCGCGCCGAAGCCTGGGCCGGCAAAGGTGCCAAGGCCGAGAAAGGTCAACAGGCCTTTACCCGTTTCAGCGGCAACCAGTTTGACGACCGCAAGGGCACAAACGCAGGAGCCGCCAAAGGGAAAGCTCGCAGCGCAGACGGCAAGACCTCTGGCAAGGAAATGGTCAAGGCATCGGGCAAAGCGCCAAGTAAAAGCCCAGGCAAAGCCCAGGGCCAATCCCAGGGTAAAGGCAGCCCCCGCCCAGGCGCCAAGCCGGTCTTTGGAAAACCACAAGGCAAGCCGCAGGGCGCCAAGCAGGGTGGAAAAGCCAAGGCTAAATAA